In one Penaeus chinensis breed Huanghai No. 1 chromosome 33, ASM1920278v2, whole genome shotgun sequence genomic region, the following are encoded:
- the LOC125043036 gene encoding transient receptor potential cation channel subfamily M member 4-like gives MLLLDGGVRAIDRCLKALKRRVPVLLVQGSGGAADLLADSTESYLPMSQGCDEEEEVLQNIFSKVPMYIYDLDEEQRMECAKKVLECCKVENKITIYNIDTDSSLDKSILTALRTGKANAADELRLALEWDRVDVAESCLNAEIDNLSEVMRLTLLEEKVDFVDLLITWGFVMSSFLSVVELRNLYNLTKPKAHIRELLGHGSDDKALKLNDVHKLLKQVISSHSHRYYRDTNSLFDFCSTINKITFEDPYLELLIWAILTRRNNLAKYLWDTCNFPLNTAIVATCIYQGVRDKVTDSAVRAECKAMKDYFETIAIKLTDLSYNKNVTNSVSLIHQKYMRWGGLSTLDLALVARDMSFISSPCARAGQDMRWKGIRVKFYVRISYRVLLMFAHFVLVLFNLGYIPTYTEGILALVIASEALEKGVEMLSNEPFSTSYSAWNSYDVVLLIVFLLGFFLRSLSFLTELGNILYAGCAVLFCLRLLRFLYVFPRLGSKILIFVYMVPKLVEFLLFLLLMVLGYGIASKVLVSDTCKNREKMTWTMRTLMDLFIEVFLDPYWQMFGNIKPDMFTNTNLTSCDEQRQWRWLASCAPCGDGVKATVHTTSLYSVFGQLMLAVYLLMSNLLLLNLIIAIFTTVYERVRDQSIEHWNYEMYRLAREYQCKPALPPPLAVFVSLWRSFSAFALRRKSDQDEAASACEETDVWLNQFERQQLRSFKMMGEEEETLEATLCSLKKTIDTLTSTISAKFGHDDTASPPPPPPPSETFQNPGEDPARMQWRFDDRKSFFNPRKASSSTAAKNNDNDLTEKSYSTLKQLALEVNFLHSNLYYSQARLENGLKRHGLMLEEMVNNIRRIMGDIKERKKK, from the exons ATGCTGCTTCTCGACGGCGGGGTCAGGGCGATCGACAGGTGCTTGAAGGCCCTGAAGAGGCGTGTTCCTGTATTGTTGGTGCAAGGCTCTGGCGGGGCGGCGGATCTGCTGGCTGATTCCACAGAGAGTTATTTACCAATGAGTCAGGG ctgtgatgaggaagaagaggtactTCAGAATATTTTCTCTAAGGTGCCAATGTACATATACGATTTAGACGAGGAACAGCGCATg gAATGTGCCAAAAAAGTCCTGGAATGTTGCAaggtagaaaataaaataacaatctaCAACATAGACACTGACTCAAGCCTAGACAAATCCATTCTCACTGCACTCAGAACAG GGAAAGCCAACGCTGCGGACGAGTTGAGGTTAGCCTTGGAATGGGATCGCGTCGACGTGGCCGAAAGTTGTCTGAACGCAG AGATCGACAACTTGAGCGAAGTCATGAGACTGACGCTGCTGGAAGAAAAGGTCGATTTTGTCGATCTTTTAATCACGTGGGGATTTGTGATGTCGAGTTTCCTGTCGGTGGTGGAGCTGAGGAACCTTTATAACCTTACG aAACCAAAAGCACACATTCGGGAACTCCTGGGACACGGGAGCGACGACAAAGCACTGAAGTTAAACGACGTCCACAAACTCCTGAAGCAGGTCATCAGCTCCCACTCGCACCGCTACTACCGAGACACGAACAGCCTCTTCGACTTTTGTTCGACGATCAACAAAATTACGTTTGAG GACCCATACCTCGAACTGCTGATCTGGGCCATCCTAACCCGGAGGAACAACCTGGCCAAGTACTTGTGGGACACTTGTAATTTCCCTCTAAACACCGCTATTGTGGCCACGTGTATCTACCAAGGAGTCAGGGACAAAGTTACCGATAGTGCTGTCAGAGCGGAGTGCAAAGCTATGAAGGATTATTTCGAAACCATAGCTATAAAA TTGACTGACCTGAGCTATAACAAGAACGTCACCAACTCCGTCAGCCTGATCCACCAGAAGTACATGAGGTGGGGCGGCCTCAGTACCCTCGACCTGGCCCTCGTGGCGCGAGACATGAGCTTCATCTCTTCCCCGTGCGCAAGGGCGGGGCAGGACATGCGCTGGAAAGGCATACGCGT aAAGTTTTACGTCCGTATCTCCTACCGGGTACTCCTGATGTTCGCCCATTTCGTGCTGGTGCTCTTCAACCTCGGGTATATACCTACTTACACCGAGGGCATCCTGGCACTCGTCATCGCATCGGAGGCCTTAGAGAAGGGCGTCGAG ATGCTGTCCAACGAGCCCTTCAGCACGAGTTATTCAGCTTGGAATTCGTACGACGTCGTTCTTCTCATAGTGTTCCTGCTGGGCTTCTTCCTGAGGAGTCTGTCCTTCTTG ACCGAACTGGGTAACATCCTGTACGCTGGCTGTGCTGTGCTGTTCTGCCTCAGACTCCTGCGCTTTCTGTATGTCTTTCCTCGCCTTGGTTCCAAAATCCTGATCTTCGTTTACATG GTCCCCAAGCTTGTCGAATTCCTGTTATTTTTGCTGCTGATGGTGCTCGGTTACGGCATCGCCTCGAAGGTCCTGGTGAGCGACACGTGCAAGAACCGTGAGAAGATGACCTGGACGATGAGGACTCTCATGGACTTGTTCATCGAAGTCTTTCTGGATCCTTACTGGCAGATGTTTGGGAATATTAAGCCTGACATGTTTACAA ACACCAACCTGACGAGCTGCGACGAGCAACGGCAGTGGCGATGGCTGGCCTCCTGCGCACCGTGTGGGGACGGCGTCAAGGCTACGGTGCACACGACGTCCCTGTACTCTGTTTTCGGTCAGCTGATGCTCGCGGTGTATCTCCTGATGTCCAATCTCCTTCTGCTCAACCTTATAATTGCTATTTTTAC CACCGTCTACGAGCGCGTGCGGGACCAGAGCATCGAGCACTGGAACTACGAGATGTACCGGTTGGCTCGCGAGTACCAGTGCAagcccgcccttcctcctcctctggccGTCTTCGTCTCCCTGTGGAGGAGCTTCAGCGCCTTCGCCCTCAGGAGGAAGAGTGATCAGGATGAAG CAGCGTCGGCCTGTGAGGAGACGGACGTTTGGCTGAACCAGTTCGAACGCCAGCAGCTCCGGTCGTTCAAGATgatgggcgaggaggaggagactctGGAAGCCACTCTGTGTAGTCTCAAGAAAAC GATAGACACCCTGACAAGCACGATATCCGCCAAGTTCGGGCACGATGACACAGcaagccctcctcctcctccgcctccttcagaAACGTTCCAGAACCCCGGCGAGGACCCTGCCAGGATGCAGTGGAGGTTCGACGACCGCAAATCCTTCTTCAACCCGAGAAAGGCGTCCTCCTCCACAGCGGctaaaaacaacgacaacgaccTGACGGAGAAATCGTACTCGACCTTGAAACAGCTCGCCCTCGAGGTGAACTTCCTGCACTCGAATCTCTATTACTCGCAAGCCAGGCTTGAGAACGGACTTAAGCGCCACGGCCTCATGCTCGAAGAAATGGTGAACAACATACGGCGAATCATGGGGGAtattaaggagaggaagaaaaagtga
- the LOC125043272 gene encoding uncharacterized protein LOC125043272 yields MAPKIHFIYVAVCLLAFVTLVLYRDGKQITRSAAPVGGECRAMFEISKTNGRTWGKDDSYEAYTRQLPPLVHRRLELADPVMLNSTRLQLLWGAVPYIPCKIREYSDAPFLACSAARAEAGKTTWIALVGDSQMRLKLHLLLRVLPRGLTYTFTMEGRQVSKETFEEAVVTHKVHPSIFEVIGHHPSPKLDLRDSFRNDSLKSEEAGGPGVSETYIVRVTLVWAPLGSRRGHPLDHNLAVTTAVQEWADAASIPDVIVAGYGLWFLLMKEYEGELVPFTEMDRLSRPLLSPFTTLAARTNVLLWAQSRYRGFNFESGLELLDPDPISAWKKYLYQDQFAGSIPILDDWLWNILRATGMWRWDTLLPFNLASLKECKYLHASNMSQDMLYLSRWWNCVDSFHTSYRTDRDEFQLLLNLLCNPYLVPESGYCCS; encoded by the exons ATGGCGCCCAAGATCCATTTCATATACGTCGCAGTTTGTTTGCTTGCATTTGTTACTCTGGTGCTGTACAGGGACGGGAAACAGATAACGAGGTCTGCAGCTCCCGTTGGCGGCGAGTGTCGGGCGATGTTCGAGATCAGCAAGACGAATGGAAGGACGTGGGGCAAAG ATGATTCTTACGAGGCATACACACGCCAACTACCTCCCCTTGTACACAGACGCCTCGAGCTTGCCGATCCGGTGATGCTCAATTCAACCAGACTACAGCTTTTATGGGGCGCTGTTCCCTACATTCCTTGTAAG ATCCGCGAATACAGCGACGCGCCCTTCCTTGCCTGCAGCGCCGCCCGAGCAGAAGCGGGAAAGACCACGTGGATCGCCTTAGTCGGAGATTCTCAGATGCGGCTCAAGTTGCACCTCCTGCTCCGCGTTCTACCTCGGGGCCTCACTTACACCTTCACGATGGAAGGGCGCCAG GTGTCGAAGGAGACGTTCGAGGAGGCGGTGGTCACCCACAAGGTGCACCCTTCAATCTTCGAGGTGATCGGCCACCATCCGAGTCCCAAACTCGATCTTCGAGATTCTTTTCGAAATGACTCTCTTAAAAGCGAAGAAGCAGGCGGTCCAGGGGTTTCAGAAACGTATATAGTGAGAGTAACTTTGGTGTGGGCGCCCCTAGGGTCCAGGAGAGGCCACCCGCTGGATCACAACCTCGCCGTCACCACTGCCGTCCAGGAGTGGGCGGATGCGGCCTCCATCCCCGATGTTATTGTCGCGG GCTACGGCTTATGGTTCCTGTTGATGAAGGAATACGAAGGCGAATTGGTCCCTTTTACGGAAATGGACAGACTTTCGAGACCTTTACTGTCGCCCTTCACGACGCTGGCGGCCCGGACGAATGTCTTGTTGTGGGCGCAGAGCAG ATATCGTGGGTTCAACTTCGAATCCGGTCTCGAACTGCTAGATCCCGATCCCATTAGTGCCTGGAAGAAGTATTTATACCAAGACCAGTTCGCTGGGTCTATTCCTATCCTCGACGACTGGCTGTGGAATATATTAAG aGCGACCGGCATGTGGCGATGGGACACTCTCTTGCCGTTCAACCTTGCCAGTCTTAAGGAATGCAAGTATTTACACGCTTCTAACATGTCACAGGATATGTTATACTTGAGCCGCTGGTGGAACTGCGTAGATTCCTTCCACACATCGTACAGGACGGACCGAGACGAGTTCCAGCTCCTCTTGAATTTGCTCTGCAATCCCTACTTGGTTCCCGAAAGTGGATATTGTTGTTCctag
- the LOC125042942 gene encoding transient receptor potential cation channel subfamily M member 1-like → MYLWTTATKTKGKVDTKWTSLEYQTQFRRKECVRYVPVPENPGTCHCGLREKQHVNPLSGLHPVHSRRFSVWEPFAILDLHYLKVPTRGSQDAWHHEKDIKEFPTDAYGSLFFRQDPRGFFKVAHYIRLSDDTRIWRSNEDPPSADNDNPEVLQLFVHVWNLLEPEPPRLVISFTGDEKKFSLEGAKKKSFMAGLMKVGMLVFTEYVQPI, encoded by the exons ATGTACTTATGGACGACCGCGACAAAGAC TAAAGGCAAAGTGGATACGAAATGGACCTCCTTGGAGTACCAAACACAATTCAGGAGAAAGGAGTGCGTGAG ATACGTGCCAGTCCCCGAAAACCCTGGGACGTGTCACTGCGGCCTCAGGGAAAAACAACACGTCAATCCCCTCTCTGGCCTTCACCCGGTTCACTCCCGGAGATTTTCAGTGTGGGAG CCCTTCGCGATCTTGGACCTCCATTACCTCAAGGTGCCAACGCGAGGGTCACAAGATGCCTGGCACCATGAAAAGGACATTAAGGAGTTCCCGACTGATGCTTATGGATCTCTGTTCTTCAGGCAGGATCCAAGGG GATTCTTCAAAGTGGCCCACTACATCAGGCTCTCCGACGACACACGAATCTGGAGGAGCAACGAGGATCCTCCTTCCGCGGACAACGACAATCCGGAGGTCCTACAGCTGTTTGTACATGTCTGGAACTTGTTGGAACCCGAGCCACCGAGACTCGTCATCTCTTTCACTGGAGACGAAAAGAAGTTTAGTCTCGAAGGGGCAAAGAAGAAGTCTTTTATGGCCGGGCTGATGAAGGTGGGCATGCTGGTATTCACTGAATATGTTCAGCCCATCTGA